The Raphanus sativus cultivar WK10039 chromosome 2, ASM80110v3, whole genome shotgun sequence genome includes a region encoding these proteins:
- the LOC108842021 gene encoding 26S proteasome regulatory subunit 6B homolog: MAAAMVLDPKPSPSLTDLSTHDEEDPYSRLKSLERQLEFTDIQEEYVKDEQKNLKRELLRAQEEVKRIQSVPLVIGQFMEMVDQNNGIVGSTTGSNYYVRILSTINREDLKPSASVALHRHSNALVDVLPPEADSSISLLSQSEKPDVSYNDIGGCDIQKQEIREAVELPLTHHDLYKQIGIDPPRGVLLYGPPGTGKTMLAKAVANHTTAAFIRVVGSEFVQKYLGEGPRMVRDVFRLAKENAPAIIFIDEVDAIATARFDAQTGADREVQRILMELLNQMDGFDQTVNVKVIMATNRADTLDPALLRPGRLDRKIEFPLPDRRQKRLVFQVCTAKMNLSDEVDLEDYVSRPDKISAAEIAAICQEAGMHAVRKNRYVILPKDFEKGYRSNVKKPDTDFEFYK; this comes from the exons ATGGCCGCGGCGATGGTTCTCGACCCCAAACCATCTCCCTCCCTAACGGATCTCTCCACCCACGACGAGGAAGACCCTTACTCCCGCCTCAAATCCCTCGAACGTCAGCTAGAATTCACCGACATCCAAGAGGAGTACGTGAAAGACGAGCAGAAGAACCTCAAACGCGAGCTCCTGCGCGCTCAGGAGGAGGTCAAACGAATCCAGTCCGTGCCCTTAGTGATCGGCCAGTTCATGGAGATGGTCGATCAGAACAACGGCATCGTGGGGTCCACCACGGGCTCCAATTACTACGTCAGGATTCTCAGCACCATCAACAGAGAGGACCTGAAGCCTTCCGCTTCCGTCGCGCTTCACCGCCACTCGAACGCCCTCGTCGACGTCTTGCCGCCTGAGGCTGACTCTAGTATCTCGCTTCTTAGCCAGTCTGAGAAGCCTGACGTCTCCTACAAT GACATTGGAGGATGTGATATTCAGAAGCAGGAGATTCGTGAGGCTGTTGAGTTGCCGTTGACACATCACGATCTTTATAAGCAGATTGGGATTGACCCTCCGCGAGGTGTGTTGCTCTATGGACCTCCTGGTACTGGGAAGACTATGTTGGCTAAGGCTGTTGCTAACCATACAACCGCTGCTTTTATTAGGGTTGTTGGCTCTGAGTTTGTGCAGAAGTACCTCGGCGAG GGACCTCGTATGGTTCGTGATGTCTTCCGTCTTGCTAAAGAAAATGCTCCAGCTATTATCTTTATTGATGAGGTTGATGCAATCGCTACTGCTAGGTTTGATGCTCAAACAGGAGCTGATAGGGAAGTTCAGCGTATTCTCATGGAACTACTTAATCAG ATGGATGGATTTGACCAGACCGTGAATGTCAAGGTCATAATGGCAACCAACAGGGCAGACACTCTTGATCCTGCGCTCTTACGTCCTGGAAGACTTGATCGTAAGATTGAGTTCCCCCTTCCCGATAGACGTCAAAAGAGACTTGTTTTCCAG GTATGCACTGCCAAAATGAACCTCAGCGATGAGGTTGACTTGGAAGACTATGTTTCACGTCCTGATAAAATTAGCGCTGCTGAG ATAGCAGCAATCTGCCAGGAAGCTGGAATGCATGCAGTGCGTAAGAACAGATACGTGATATTGCCTAAGGATTTCGAGAAGGGTTACCGCTCAAATGTGAAGAAGCCAGACACGGACTTTGAGTTCTACAAGTGA